The proteins below come from a single Streptomyces sp. SCSIO 75703 genomic window:
- a CDS encoding ATP-binding cassette domain-containing protein, producing the protein MTTDPTLADLAGRATASRDRPAYGHDALIACDRLVRVFSADGVEVQALQGLDLLVREGELMALVGASGSGKSTLMNILAGLDTPTAGAARVAGRDLLTMTARDRLAYRREVVGFVWQQTARNLLPYLTAAQNVALPMRLAGSRGRSARRARGERVLELLELLGVADCRGRLPRELSGGQQQRVAIAVALAGAPSVLLADEPTGELDSHTAEQIFAAFRTANEHLGTTIVIVTHDQAVAGEVRRTVAIRDGRTSTEVLRRSEVDAATGDETLVAREYAMLDRAGRLQLPAEYTRALGMRDRVALELEPDHITVRPDTGEHG; encoded by the coding sequence ATGACCACCGATCCCACCCTCGCCGACCTGGCCGGCCGGGCCACCGCCTCCCGGGACCGGCCCGCCTACGGGCACGACGCCCTCATCGCCTGCGACCGGCTGGTCCGCGTCTTCAGCGCGGACGGCGTGGAGGTGCAGGCGTTGCAGGGCCTCGACCTGCTGGTGCGCGAGGGCGAGCTGATGGCCCTGGTGGGCGCGTCGGGCAGCGGGAAGTCCACGCTGATGAACATCCTCGCCGGGCTGGACACGCCGACCGCCGGCGCGGCCCGGGTGGCCGGCCGCGACCTGCTCACCATGACCGCGCGGGACCGGCTCGCCTACCGGCGCGAGGTGGTCGGCTTCGTGTGGCAGCAGACGGCGCGGAACCTGCTGCCGTACCTGACGGCGGCGCAGAACGTCGCCCTGCCGATGCGGCTGGCCGGCTCCCGGGGCCGCTCCGCCCGCCGGGCCCGCGGCGAACGGGTCCTGGAACTCCTGGAGTTGCTGGGGGTCGCCGACTGCCGGGGCCGCCTGCCGCGCGAGCTGTCGGGCGGGCAGCAGCAGCGGGTCGCCATCGCCGTGGCCCTCGCGGGCGCCCCGTCGGTGCTGCTCGCCGACGAGCCGACCGGCGAACTGGACTCGCACACGGCGGAGCAGATCTTCGCCGCGTTCCGCACCGCCAACGAGCACCTGGGCACCACGATCGTCATCGTCACCCACGACCAGGCGGTGGCCGGCGAGGTCCGCCGCACCGTCGCCATCCGCGACGGCCGCACCTCCACGGAGGTGCTGCGGCGCAGCGAGGTGGACGCGGCGACGGGTGACGAGACGCTGGTGGCGCGGGAGTACGCGATGCTCGACCGGGCGGGCCGGCTCCAGTTGCCCGCCGAGTACACGCGGGCGCTGGGCATGCGCGACCGGGTCGCCCTGGAACTGGAGCCGGACCACATCACCGTCCGCCCGGACACCGGCGAACACGGCTGA
- the ettA gene encoding energy-dependent translational throttle protein EttA, which translates to MAEFIYTMRKARKAHGDKVILDDVTQNFLPGAKIGVVGPNGAGKSTVLKIMAGLEQPSNGEAYLSPGYTSGILLQEPPLDEDKTVLENVQLGVAEIKGKLDRFNEIAEQMATDYSDALLEEMGKLQEELDHANAWDLEAQLEQAMDALGCPPGDWDVKKLSGGEKRRVALCKLLLEAPDLLLLDEPTNHLDAESVNWLEQHLAKYEGTVVAVTHDRYFLDNVAGWICEVDRGRLHGYEGNYSKYLETKAARLKVEGQKDAKRAKRLKDELEWVRSNAKGRQAKSKARLARYEEMAAEADKMRKLDFEEIQIPPGPRLGNVVVEVNNLSKAFGEKVLIDDLSFTLPRNGIVGIIGPNGAGKTTLFKMIQGMEQPDSGSIKVGDTVKISYVDQSRENIDPKKSLWAVVSDELDYINVGQVEMPSRAYVSAFGFKGPDQQKPAGVLSGGERNRLNLALTLKQGGNLLLLDEPTNDLDVETLSSLENALLEFPGCAVVVSHDRWFLDRIATHILAYEGESKWFWFEGNFESYEKNKIERLGPDASRPHRATYKKLTRG; encoded by the coding sequence TTGGCTGAGTTCATTTACACCATGCGCAAGGCGCGCAAGGCGCACGGCGACAAGGTGATCCTCGATGACGTCACCCAGAATTTCCTGCCCGGTGCGAAGATCGGCGTCGTCGGCCCGAACGGCGCCGGCAAGTCGACCGTACTGAAGATCATGGCGGGCCTGGAGCAGCCGTCGAACGGCGAGGCGTACCTGTCGCCGGGCTACACCAGCGGCATCCTCCTCCAGGAGCCCCCGCTCGACGAGGACAAGACGGTCCTGGAGAACGTCCAGCTCGGCGTCGCCGAGATCAAGGGCAAGCTCGACCGGTTCAACGAGATCGCCGAGCAGATGGCCACGGACTACTCCGACGCGCTGCTGGAGGAGATGGGCAAGCTCCAGGAGGAGCTGGACCACGCCAACGCCTGGGACCTCGAAGCCCAGCTCGAGCAGGCGATGGACGCGCTGGGCTGCCCGCCCGGCGACTGGGACGTCAAGAAGCTCTCCGGTGGCGAGAAGCGCCGCGTCGCGCTCTGCAAGCTGCTGCTGGAGGCCCCCGACCTGCTCCTCCTCGACGAGCCCACCAACCACCTCGACGCCGAGTCGGTGAACTGGCTGGAGCAGCACCTCGCCAAGTACGAGGGCACCGTCGTGGCCGTCACCCACGACCGGTACTTCCTGGACAACGTCGCCGGGTGGATCTGCGAGGTCGACCGCGGCCGGCTGCACGGCTACGAGGGCAACTACTCCAAGTACCTGGAGACCAAGGCCGCCCGCCTCAAGGTCGAGGGCCAGAAGGACGCCAAGCGCGCCAAGCGCCTCAAGGACGAGCTGGAGTGGGTCCGCTCCAACGCCAAGGGCCGCCAGGCCAAGTCCAAGGCACGACTGGCCCGGTACGAGGAGATGGCCGCCGAGGCCGACAAGATGCGGAAGCTGGACTTCGAGGAGATCCAGATCCCGCCGGGCCCGCGCCTGGGCAACGTCGTCGTCGAGGTGAACAACCTCAGCAAGGCGTTCGGCGAGAAGGTCCTCATCGACGACCTCTCCTTCACCCTGCCGCGCAACGGCATCGTCGGCATCATCGGCCCCAACGGCGCCGGCAAGACGACCCTGTTCAAGATGATCCAGGGCATGGAGCAGCCGGACTCCGGCTCCATCAAGGTCGGCGACACGGTCAAGATCTCCTACGTCGACCAGAGCCGCGAGAACATCGATCCCAAGAAGTCGCTGTGGGCGGTCGTCTCCGACGAACTCGACTACATCAACGTCGGCCAGGTCGAGATGCCCTCGCGCGCCTACGTGTCGGCGTTCGGCTTCAAGGGCCCGGACCAGCAGAAGCCGGCCGGCGTCCTGTCCGGCGGTGAGCGCAACCGGCTCAACCTCGCCCTCACGCTCAAGCAGGGCGGCAACCTGCTGCTCCTCGACGAGCCGACCAACGACCTCGACGTCGAGACCCTCTCCAGCCTGGAGAACGCGCTGCTGGAGTTCCCCGGCTGCGCCGTGGTCGTCTCCCACGACCGCTGGTTCCTCGACCGGATCGCCACCCACATCCTCGCCTACGAGGGCGAGTCCAAGTGGTTCTGGTTCGAGGGCAACTTCGAGTCGTACGAGAAGAACAAGATCGAGCGGCTGGGCCCGGACGCCTCGCGCCCGCACCGCGCCACCTACAAGAAGCTGACCCGGGGCTGA
- a CDS encoding globin translates to MDGVNEIRRGTLQEQTFYEQVGGEETFRRLVHRFYQGVAEDPLLRPMYPEEDLGPAEERLVLFLMQYWGGPRTYSEQRGHPRLRMRHVPFTVDRAAHDAWLRHMRTALDELGLSEEHEATLWKYLTYAAATMINSPG, encoded by the coding sequence ATGGACGGCGTGAATGAGATTCGGCGCGGGACGCTTCAGGAGCAGACCTTCTACGAGCAGGTCGGCGGGGAGGAGACCTTCCGCCGGCTCGTCCACCGTTTCTACCAGGGGGTCGCGGAGGACCCGCTGCTGCGGCCGATGTACCCGGAGGAGGACCTCGGCCCGGCCGAGGAGCGGCTGGTGCTCTTCCTCATGCAGTACTGGGGCGGTCCGCGGACCTACAGCGAGCAGCGCGGGCATCCCCGGCTGCGGATGCGGCACGTGCCCTTCACCGTGGACCGGGCCGCCCACGACGCCTGGCTCCGGCACATGCGCACGGCCCTGGACGAACTGGGCCTCTCCGAGGAGCACGAGGCCACGCTGTGGAAGTACCTCACCTACGCCGCGGCCACGATGATCAACTCCCCGGGCTGA
- a CDS encoding TQXA domain-containing protein, translated as MFSTRSVLSLPGRGARLAAVTLVSALAAAGVAAGAGTATAQDTAKRHAERGEGGATATIGGLKTYGSAVIHGPEGDQEVAAGLFEMSVEGGGTLHTYCVDIETPTQKDAKYAETPWSGTSLHVNKDAGRIRWILQNSYPQVNDLAALAKKAGIKGGLTAQDAAAGTQVAIWRYSDHADVEAVEPRAERLADYLEKNARDLEEPAASLTLDPPAVSGHPGERLGPVTVHTNAGGATVTPPADAVAGEVRVVDEDGKPVTGVRDGDRLYFEVPEDAADGTAGLTVQASTSVPVGRAFASESRSQTQILAGSSESTVSAAATALWASAGPAPALSATKNCTDGGLDITTDNKGDEPFAFTLLGTEYTVPAGETSTVTVPLPEDRAYDLTVRGPAGLEQRFSGVLDCETRTATLASGPQPLSGPATAPVSDTSPDPNLAATGSSDATPLIGGTAIGLVVIGGAVLVAARRREERHQD; from the coding sequence GTGTTTTCTACGCGCTCAGTGCTGTCCCTGCCAGGCCGGGGGGCCCGCCTCGCCGCCGTCACCCTGGTGTCCGCGCTCGCCGCCGCCGGCGTCGCGGCCGGCGCGGGCACGGCGACCGCCCAGGACACGGCGAAACGGCACGCGGAGCGCGGCGAGGGCGGGGCGACGGCCACCATCGGCGGCCTCAAGACGTACGGCTCCGCCGTCATCCACGGGCCCGAGGGCGACCAGGAGGTCGCGGCCGGCCTGTTCGAGATGTCCGTCGAGGGCGGCGGCACGCTCCACACCTACTGCGTCGACATCGAGACCCCCACGCAGAAGGACGCCAAGTACGCGGAGACGCCCTGGAGCGGGACCTCCCTCCACGTCAACAAGGACGCCGGCCGCATCCGCTGGATCCTGCAGAACTCCTACCCGCAGGTGAACGACCTGGCCGCGCTCGCCAAGAAGGCCGGCATCAAGGGCGGCCTGACCGCACAGGACGCGGCGGCCGGCACCCAGGTCGCCATCTGGCGCTACTCGGACCACGCGGACGTCGAGGCCGTCGAACCCCGCGCCGAACGCCTCGCCGACTACCTGGAGAAGAACGCCCGCGACCTGGAGGAGCCCGCGGCCTCCCTCACCCTGGACCCGCCCGCCGTCTCCGGCCACCCCGGCGAGCGGCTCGGCCCGGTGACCGTGCACACCAACGCGGGCGGCGCCACGGTGACCCCGCCCGCGGACGCGGTGGCGGGCGAGGTGCGGGTCGTCGACGAGGACGGGAAGCCCGTGACGGGCGTCCGCGACGGCGACCGGCTCTACTTCGAGGTGCCCGAGGACGCCGCCGACGGCACGGCGGGACTGACCGTGCAGGCGTCCACCTCCGTGCCGGTCGGCCGCGCCTTCGCCTCCGAGAGCCGCAGCCAGACCCAGATCCTGGCCGGCTCCAGCGAGTCCACCGTCTCGGCGGCGGCCACCGCCCTGTGGGCCTCCGCCGGCCCGGCCCCCGCCCTGTCCGCCACCAAGAACTGCACGGACGGCGGCCTGGACATCACCACCGACAACAAGGGCGACGAACCCTTCGCCTTCACCCTGCTCGGCACCGAGTACACCGTCCCGGCGGGCGAGACGAGCACGGTGACCGTCCCGCTCCCCGAGGACCGCGCCTACGACCTCACCGTGCGCGGACCGGCCGGGCTGGAGCAGCGCTTCAGCGGCGTCCTGGACTGCGAGACCCGCACCGCCACCCTCGCCTCCGGCCCCCAGCCCCTCAGCGGACCGGCCACCGCGCCGGTCTCCGACACCAGCCCCGACCCCAACCTGGCCGCCACCGGCAGCTCCGACGCCACGCCCCTGATCGGCGGCACCGCCATCGGCCTGGTCGTCATCGGCGGCGCCGTCCTCGTCGCCGCCCGCCGCCGCGAGGAACGCCACCAGGACTGA
- a CDS encoding FtsX-like permease family protein: MRGVSGWWVAARLRAAPGAACALALLVALTAALAAAFPRALDRHADAGLHHALARAHPDRTGVLLTAPGPYPELPRERREEAVRPPALAALRADALALVEEGLPVDRAQSPYGVRTQRSLEVPEPWLPRPTGSAPRMFLAAQDGLADHARLASGRLPGTSGDPVTAATGEVEAAVSAETAETLRIGVGAVLRVPAPEGPPLTVRVTGIVTPDAPDSPYWATQPVLRTPVLATAPGSSAADPDRYWVGALLLDPEAAPALLGTAGNPIRYWQFAPRADALRAHDTDRLLRAVASLESGPAQARVHRLIGPETDVSTGLDEVLASYGRLRSGIGPLVAVAAAGTGTVAGVALLMAGGLAAGRRHAELALLRARGASLRGLAGRLLAETAVVAVPAGAAGLAAALLAFPGARTPPAVAAAVAVTVLACLALPVRAVVAHRAVRVHDGRRDLVSARPSRRRAVAELTAVALAAGAVETLRRQGAAGTADGLVVLAPVLTGVIAALLLVRLLPWPLRGLAGRAGRLRGAVGWLALARAGRTSASPVLPLLALLTALTTAAFGGAVLNGVAQARDRAALLAVGADARVEASAALPGALPGRLRAAPGVEAVTEVSLLPQARVWEGRHTVPLAGVDPAAYAALAARTDLGAFPAGALAAGGGAGGPPPALASPAVAERFGSGPVPVRLDDGTSVTVRIALVRELTPAVSGDDFLVVDRAALSAEAARPTVLLLTGDRPDAGALRAATGDAGSVRTRAEERGRAVDSPLQSGAERVYTAAVAAGAGYAALALLLSLLRAAPERAALLARLRTMGLTRGQGRRLLVLESLPQAVLATAGGALTGWAAVALLAPGVDLTAIALPSASAAVGTAVPRTDPWSLAVPALGVPVVTVGVAVAQAWWSGRRGSVTELRAGDPG; encoded by the coding sequence GTGAGGGGCGTCTCCGGGTGGTGGGTGGCGGCGCGGTTGCGGGCCGCGCCCGGCGCCGCGTGCGCGCTGGCGCTGCTCGTGGCGCTCACCGCCGCCCTCGCCGCCGCCTTCCCGAGGGCCCTGGACCGCCACGCCGACGCCGGGCTCCACCACGCCCTCGCCCGCGCCCACCCCGACCGGACCGGCGTCCTGCTGACCGCCCCGGGTCCCTACCCCGAACTGCCCCGGGAGCGGCGGGAGGAGGCGGTGCGTCCGCCGGCCCTCGCCGCACTGCGCGCCGACGCGCTCGCGCTGGTGGAGGAGGGACTCCCCGTCGACCGGGCGCAGTCCCCGTACGGGGTGCGCACCCAGCGGAGCCTGGAGGTGCCCGAACCCTGGCTGCCCCGGCCGACCGGGTCGGCCCCGAGGATGTTCCTCGCCGCCCAGGACGGCCTCGCCGACCACGCCCGCCTCGCCTCCGGCCGGCTGCCCGGCACGTCCGGCGACCCGGTGACCGCCGCGACCGGCGAGGTGGAGGCGGCGGTCAGCGCGGAGACGGCCGAGACGCTGCGCATCGGCGTCGGCGCGGTCCTGCGCGTGCCCGCACCGGAAGGGCCCCCGCTCACCGTCCGCGTCACCGGCATCGTCACGCCGGACGCGCCGGACAGCCCCTACTGGGCGACCCAGCCCGTGCTGCGCACCCCGGTCCTGGCGACGGCGCCCGGCTCCTCCGCCGCGGACCCCGACCGGTACTGGGTCGGTGCCCTGCTCCTCGACCCCGAGGCGGCCCCCGCGCTGCTCGGCACCGCCGGGAACCCGATCCGCTACTGGCAGTTCGCGCCCCGGGCGGACGCGCTGCGCGCCCACGACACGGACCGGCTGCTCCGCGCCGTCGCCTCCCTGGAGTCGGGCCCCGCACAGGCCCGGGTGCACCGGCTCATCGGCCCGGAGACGGACGTGAGCACGGGCCTGGACGAGGTGCTGGCCTCCTACGGGCGGCTGCGGTCCGGCATCGGCCCGCTGGTGGCGGTCGCCGCGGCGGGCACCGGCACGGTCGCCGGCGTGGCCCTGCTGATGGCGGGCGGCCTGGCCGCCGGCCGGCGCCACGCGGAACTCGCCCTGCTGCGCGCCCGGGGCGCCTCCCTGCGCGGTCTGGCCGGGCGGCTGCTGGCCGAGACGGCGGTGGTGGCGGTGCCGGCGGGCGCCGCGGGCCTCGCCGCCGCCCTCCTGGCGTTCCCCGGGGCCCGGACCCCGCCCGCGGTGGCGGCGGCCGTCGCGGTGACCGTCCTCGCCTGCCTCGCGCTGCCGGTGCGGGCCGTCGTCGCGCACCGCGCGGTCCGGGTGCACGACGGCCGGCGCGACCTCGTGTCGGCCCGCCCCTCCCGGCGGCGCGCGGTCGCCGAACTCACCGCGGTGGCCCTCGCGGCCGGCGCCGTGGAGACGCTGCGCCGGCAGGGCGCGGCGGGCACCGCCGACGGCCTGGTCGTCCTCGCCCCGGTGCTGACCGGCGTGATCGCCGCGCTGCTGCTGGTACGGCTGCTGCCGTGGCCGCTGCGCGGCCTCGCGGGACGGGCCGGGCGGCTGCGCGGTGCGGTCGGGTGGCTGGCGCTTGCGCGGGCGGGCCGCACCTCCGCCTCCCCCGTCCTGCCGCTGCTCGCGCTGCTGACGGCGCTGACCACGGCGGCCTTCGGCGGCGCGGTCCTCAACGGGGTCGCGCAGGCGCGGGACCGGGCGGCGCTGCTGGCCGTGGGCGCCGACGCCCGGGTGGAGGCGTCCGCGGCCCTGCCGGGGGCACTGCCGGGCCGGCTCCGCGCGGCACCCGGGGTGGAGGCGGTCACCGAGGTGAGCCTCCTCCCGCAGGCCCGGGTGTGGGAGGGCCGGCACACGGTGCCGCTGGCGGGCGTGGACCCGGCCGCCTACGCGGCGCTGGCCGCCCGGACGGACCTCGGGGCCTTCCCCGCGGGCGCGTTGGCGGCCGGGGGCGGTGCGGGCGGGCCGCCGCCCGCGCTGGCCTCGCCGGCGGTCGCCGAGCGGTTCGGCAGCGGTCCGGTGCCGGTGCGGCTGGACGACGGCACGTCCGTCACCGTGCGGATCGCCCTGGTCCGCGAGCTGACCCCGGCGGTATCCGGGGACGACTTCCTGGTCGTGGACCGGGCGGCGCTCTCCGCCGAGGCCGCCCGGCCGACCGTCCTGCTGCTGACCGGCGACCGGCCGGACGCGGGCGCGCTGCGCGCGGCGACGGGGGACGCCGGGTCGGTGCGGACCCGGGCGGAGGAACGGGGCCGGGCCGTGGACTCGCCGCTGCAGTCCGGTGCCGAGCGCGTCTACACGGCCGCCGTCGCCGCGGGCGCCGGGTACGCCGCCCTCGCCCTGCTGCTCTCCCTGCTGCGGGCCGCCCCGGAGCGGGCCGCGCTCCTGGCCCGGCTGCGCACCATGGGCCTCACCCGGGGGCAGGGGCGGCGCCTGCTGGTGCTGGAGTCGCTTCCCCAGGCCGTGCTGGCCACGGCGGGCGGGGCCCTGACCGGCTGGGCGGCGGTGGCGCTGCTCGCCCCCGGTGTCGACCTGACGGCGATCGCCCTGCCGTCCGCCTCGGCCGCGGTGGGCACGGCCGTCCCGCGCACCGACCCGTGGTCGCTGGCGGTGCCCGCGCTGGGCGTGCCGGTGGTGACGGTGGGGGTCGCCGTGGCGCAGGCGTGGTGGTCGGGCCGGCGCGGCTCGGTCACCGAACTGCGGGCCGGTGACCCCGGATGA
- a CDS encoding thioesterase family protein: protein MRHLYRCPLRWADMDAYGHVNNVVFLRYLEEARIDFLFRPDKDFQQGSVVARHEIDYKRQLVHRHTPVDIELWVTRIRAASFTLAYEVKDGDQVYVRASTVIVPFDFAAQRPRRITAEEREFLEEYTDPAEDEEGAVAA, encoded by the coding sequence TTGCGGCACCTCTACCGCTGCCCGCTGCGCTGGGCGGACATGGACGCGTACGGCCACGTCAACAACGTGGTGTTCCTCCGCTACCTGGAGGAGGCGCGCATCGACTTCCTGTTCCGCCCGGACAAGGACTTCCAGCAGGGGTCGGTGGTGGCCCGCCACGAGATCGACTACAAGCGGCAGCTCGTCCACCGGCACACGCCGGTGGACATCGAGCTGTGGGTCACGCGGATCAGGGCCGCCTCCTTCACCCTCGCCTACGAGGTGAAGGACGGCGACCAGGTCTACGTCCGCGCCTCGACCGTGATCGTGCCGTTCGACTTCGCGGCACAGCGGCCCCGCCGGATCACCGCCGAGGAACGGGAGTTCCTCGAGGAGTACACCGACCCGGCCGAGGACGAGGAGGGGGCCGTCGCCGCATGA
- a CDS encoding ABC transporter permease, with product MPRRARTHRLLLAAALGTVLLTTAVLTALTAYTGAFGDAALRHALAAADTSLVVKADVSHEGRAKADAEVREGARRTFGGLPVTVRTLARSGPYALPAPAGKGSPGDGAGSDDPDLTYFAALDPGQVRITEGRAPREGGDRVEAALPAGVAERLRLGPGDRLTLTDRLGGPRTSVEITGLYRPADADAPYWRLDDLAGRGVRTGGFTTYGPLLAAPGALGEGRVSTGSSGWLATADFSTVTAGRTDALREAAGEGTAWLRGRPALSSTTAVGTALPDVLDRLDRSLLVARSTLLVVALQLVLLAGCALLLVARLLSDERADETRLLRARGASRGQLAFLAGLEASLLAVPALLCAPLLAGPLTRLVARLGAADGTGPALGVPGWGGGAVWAAAGATALGCALAVTLPALTAPAAAGGRARPLPAPVRAGADVALLAVAGVVCWRLSRQPAGALAEGAGSPGGLGVDPLLVAAPALALLAGTVLTLRLLPPLARLAERRATGGRGLTAALAAWRLSRRPMRGAGPVLLLVLAVALGVLAVGQGASWERSQDDQADFRAGAPVRVLAAGSVGPGRTEEYAAVPGVREVAPAARAQLPLSGDRTATVLALDTARAAGTLTLRPDLSDVPVRALLAPLGPQGAVAGAPVPEGGTRLELTARLDAGGASPGTPADVTVTVRDGYGVVFRLPAGELSADGRPHTLSAALSPGPLTVTGVELSLAQPYGRAERHRFTLEALSATAADGTAQRLALPGSWTVSAHGDSRSGPEAGTAPAEPRLLSAAPPSLAYGTGYVPADLTWISAVTTVRLDVAQPDRREIAAVATDRFLDSAGARTGALVDVALDGHSVPVRIVDSVRALPTTDAGTDPDRDGGALLIDLRSANHVLQARHGQGLTPTEWWLRTAPGGAAEVAAGLRAAPDADPARVVVRDEVARELRDDPFGAGPRAASTAASGVAAALAAVGFAVSAAGARRERAAEFAVLRALGAPRRDPARAVAVEQCVLVVLGLLAGTVLGAVLARVVIPLVVLTPQAAHPVPDVLVALPAARVALLLAAVALVPLLVTVLPARPADPAAALGARGGGPR from the coding sequence GTGCCGCGCCGCGCGCGGACGCACCGGCTGCTGCTCGCCGCCGCGCTGGGCACCGTCCTGCTCACCACGGCGGTGCTCACCGCCCTCACCGCCTACACCGGCGCCTTCGGCGACGCCGCCCTGCGGCACGCGCTCGCCGCCGCCGACACCTCCCTGGTCGTCAAGGCCGACGTGTCCCACGAGGGGCGGGCAAAGGCCGACGCCGAGGTGCGCGAGGGGGCCCGCAGGACCTTCGGCGGGCTCCCGGTCACCGTCCGTACGCTGGCCCGCTCGGGCCCGTACGCCCTGCCGGCCCCGGCGGGGAAGGGCTCCCCCGGCGACGGGGCGGGCTCCGACGACCCCGACCTGACCTACTTCGCGGCGCTGGACCCCGGCCAGGTGCGGATCACCGAGGGACGGGCGCCCCGGGAGGGCGGCGACCGCGTCGAGGCGGCGCTGCCCGCCGGGGTGGCCGAGCGGCTGCGCCTCGGGCCGGGCGACCGGCTCACCCTCACCGACCGGCTCGGCGGCCCCCGCACCTCCGTCGAGATCACCGGCCTCTACCGGCCCGCCGACGCCGACGCCCCCTACTGGCGCCTGGACGACCTCGCCGGGCGCGGCGTGCGCACGGGCGGCTTCACCACGTACGGGCCGCTGCTCGCCGCGCCCGGCGCGCTGGGCGAGGGCCGGGTCAGCACCGGCTCCTCCGGCTGGCTGGCGACCGCCGACTTCTCGACCGTGACCGCCGGGCGCACCGACGCCCTGCGGGAGGCGGCCGGGGAGGGCACGGCGTGGCTGCGCGGGCGGCCCGCGCTCAGCTCCACCACCGCCGTGGGCACCGCCCTGCCCGACGTCCTGGACCGGCTGGACCGCTCCCTGCTGGTCGCCCGCTCCACGCTGCTGGTGGTCGCCCTCCAACTGGTGCTGCTCGCCGGGTGCGCGCTGCTGCTGGTGGCCCGGCTGCTGAGCGACGAACGCGCGGACGAGACACGGCTGTTGCGGGCCCGCGGCGCCTCCCGCGGCCAACTGGCGTTCCTGGCCGGGCTGGAGGCGTCGCTGCTGGCCGTCCCGGCGCTGTTGTGCGCCCCGTTGCTGGCCGGGCCGCTGACCCGGCTGGTGGCCAGGCTGGGGGCGGCCGACGGGACCGGGCCGGCCCTGGGCGTGCCCGGGTGGGGCGGCGGCGCGGTGTGGGCGGCGGCGGGGGCGACGGCGCTCGGCTGCGCGCTGGCGGTGACGCTGCCCGCGCTGACCGCGCCGGCGGCGGCGGGCGGCCGGGCCAGGCCGCTGCCGGCACCGGTGCGGGCCGGCGCGGACGTGGCCCTGCTGGCGGTGGCGGGCGTCGTCTGCTGGCGGCTGTCCCGGCAGCCCGCGGGCGCCCTGGCCGAGGGCGCCGGATCGCCCGGCGGCCTCGGCGTCGATCCGCTGCTCGTCGCGGCACCCGCGCTGGCACTGCTCGCCGGGACGGTGCTGACGCTGCGACTGCTGCCGCCGCTGGCCCGGCTCGCCGAACGCCGCGCCACCGGCGGGCGGGGGCTCACCGCGGCCCTCGCGGCCTGGCGGCTCTCCCGCCGCCCGATGCGCGGGGCGGGCCCCGTGCTGCTGCTGGTCCTCGCCGTGGCGCTCGGGGTGCTGGCGGTCGGCCAGGGCGCCTCCTGGGAACGTTCCCAGGACGACCAGGCCGACTTCCGGGCCGGGGCACCGGTCCGCGTGCTCGCCGCCGGGTCCGTCGGCCCCGGCCGCACCGAGGAGTACGCGGCCGTCCCCGGCGTACGGGAGGTGGCGCCGGCCGCCCGCGCGCAACTGCCGCTCTCCGGCGACCGGACGGCGACCGTGCTGGCGCTGGACACGGCCCGCGCGGCCGGCACGCTGACGCTGCGCCCGGACCTGTCCGACGTGCCCGTCCGCGCCCTGCTCGCCCCCCTCGGCCCCCAGGGGGCGGTGGCGGGCGCCCCGGTGCCCGAGGGCGGCACGCGACTGGAGCTGACCGCCCGGCTCGACGCCGGCGGCGCCTCCCCCGGCACCCCGGCCGACGTGACGGTCACGGTGCGGGACGGCTACGGCGTCGTCTTCCGGCTGCCGGCCGGCGAACTGAGCGCCGACGGCCGCCCCCACACCCTCTCCGCGGCGCTCTCCCCCGGCCCGCTGACCGTGACCGGCGTGGAACTCTCCCTGGCCCAGCCCTACGGGCGCGCGGAACGGCACCGCTTCACGCTGGAGGCGCTGAGCGCCACCGCCGCCGACGGCACCGCGCAGCGGCTCGCGCTCCCCGGCTCCTGGACCGTCTCCGCGCACGGTGACAGCCGGTCGGGACCGGAGGCCGGCACCGCCCCGGCCGAGCCCCGGCTGCTCTCCGCCGCCCCGCCGTCCCTCGCGTACGGCACCGGGTACGTCCCGGCCGACCTGACCTGGATCTCCGCGGTGACCACCGTCCGGCTCGACGTGGCGCAGCCGGACCGGCGGGAGATCGCGGCCGTGGCGACCGACCGGTTCCTGGACTCTGCGGGCGCCCGGACCGGCGCGCTGGTGGACGTCGCCCTCGACGGGCACAGCGTCCCCGTACGGATCGTGGACAGCGTCCGCGCGCTGCCGACCACGGACGCGGGCACCGACCCGGACCGCGACGGCGGGGCCCTCCTGATCGACCTGCGGTCCGCCAACCACGTCCTGCAGGCGCGGCACGGGCAGGGGCTCACGCCCACCGAGTGGTGGCTGCGCACCGCGCCGGGCGGGGCGGCGGAGGTGGCGGCCGGCCTGCGCGCCGCGCCGGACGCCGACCCGGCCCGGGTCGTGGTCCGCGACGAGGTGGCCCGGGAGCTGCGTGACGACCCGTTCGGCGCGGGCCCGAGGGCCGCGTCCACCGCGGCGTCCGGGGTGGCGGCGGCCCTCGCCGCGGTCGGGTTCGCGGTGAGCGCGGCGGGGGCGCGGCGCGAGCGGGCCGCCGAGTTCGCGGTGCTGCGCGCGCTGGGCGCCCCGCGCCGCGATCCGGCCCGCGCGGTCGCCGTCGAACAGTGCGTCCTGGTCGTGCTGGGGCTGCTGGCCGGTACGGTGCTGGGCGCCGTGCTGGCCCGGGTGGTGATCCCCCTCGTCGTGCTCACCCCGCAGGCCGCGCACCCGGTCCCGGACGTCCTCGTCGCCTTGCCCGCCGCCCGGGTCGCCCTGCTCCTGGCCGCCGTGGCCCTGGTCCCGCTGCTGGTCACCGTCCTGCCGGCCCGTCCCGCCGACCCGGCGGCCGCCCTCGGAGCGCGGGGAGGCGGACCCCGATGA